One segment of Paenibacillus rhizovicinus DNA contains the following:
- a CDS encoding GNAT family N-acetyltransferase yields the protein MGVSLQPVSMDNWYACTQLKVKGEQAAVFPAPVVYWIAESKYRHDYELRAVYGDEELVGFIVFCAEPDEDDNYWIPALMIDERHQGKGYGKAAMVNLIALLGRMGCKRLMIGHRPNNHIAGSLYESLGFQKVSDVVVDGEIIRLLHID from the coding sequence ATGGGAGTGAGTTTACAACCAGTGTCGATGGACAACTGGTATGCTTGTACGCAGCTTAAAGTGAAAGGAGAGCAGGCTGCTGTTTTCCCGGCACCTGTCGTTTACTGGATTGCCGAATCGAAATACAGGCATGATTACGAGCTGCGCGCTGTGTATGGTGACGAGGAGCTAGTTGGATTCATCGTGTTCTGCGCGGAACCGGATGAGGACGACAACTATTGGATTCCCGCGCTCATGATTGATGAGAGGCATCAGGGAAAAGGATACGGGAAGGCAGCCATGGTGAATCTGATTGCCTTGCTGGGCCGGATGGGATGCAAACGGCTGATGATCGGGCATCGTCCGAACAATCACATTGCGGGAAGCTTGTACGAATCATTGGGGTTTCAGAAGGTTAGTGACGTAGTAGTCGACGGAGAGATTATACGTTTACTTCATATCGATTGA
- a CDS encoding class I SAM-dependent methyltransferase, which translates to MEATQHNQKAWNDGTYDSWVNRFGTPKEASEKIKQDPKKRIGSAFKFMGESVEGKRIINLLGSNGNKAVALALLGAQVTVVDFSSENERYAMELARQAGVELKYIVSDVLQLPEHELANTFDMVFMEFGILHYFTDLSPLFKVVRSLLQDGGVLILQDFHPVTTKLISSKGTTANIRKHKVSGDYFETALVEKNVSHSKYADSEQVHDAAPKVYLRNWTLGEIVTAVASEDLTIKVLEELPNLSSEVFDKGIPKTFTVVAQK; encoded by the coding sequence GTGGAAGCGACGCAGCACAATCAGAAAGCATGGAATGACGGCACGTACGATTCATGGGTGAATCGGTTCGGAACGCCCAAGGAAGCAAGCGAGAAAATCAAGCAGGACCCCAAGAAGCGAATCGGTTCGGCGTTCAAGTTTATGGGGGAGTCGGTCGAGGGGAAACGCATCATCAATTTGCTTGGCTCCAACGGCAATAAAGCGGTCGCATTAGCGCTGCTGGGCGCCCAAGTAACGGTCGTCGATTTCTCTTCGGAGAATGAACGGTACGCCATGGAATTAGCGCGGCAAGCAGGCGTCGAACTGAAATACATCGTCTCCGATGTCTTGCAATTGCCCGAGCATGAATTGGCGAATACCTTCGACATGGTCTTCATGGAATTCGGCATCCTTCATTATTTCACGGATCTATCGCCGCTGTTTAAAGTGGTGCGCAGTTTGCTTCAAGATGGCGGCGTGTTGATCTTGCAAGATTTCCACCCGGTAACGACGAAGCTGATCAGCTCCAAGGGCACGACGGCTAACATTCGGAAGCACAAAGTGAGCGGCGATTATTTCGAAACCGCGCTCGTGGAGAAGAACGTGTCGCATTCGAAGTACGCCGATTCGGAGCAGGTCCATGATGCGGCGCCCAAGGTTTACCTGCGTAATTGGACGCTTGGCGAAATCGTCACAGCCGTAGCGAGCGAAGATTTAACGATCAAAGTGTTGGAGGAGCTTCCGAATTTGTCCTCCGAGGTGTTCGATAAAGGGATTCCGAAGACATTCACGGTCGTCGCGCAGAAATAA
- a CDS encoding N-acetylglucosamine kinase — protein sequence MVTDEVVIGIDGGGTHTRVLVCDLNGNALAYCEKGGASIYKDRSAVNNVHTAIHEALEAADKQAHQVVGLAAGIAGYDEPSDLDWIAPLTDLPGLSCPKWHVNDAVVAHSGALLAKPGIIVISGTGSIIVGITEDGRFMRNYDFHHYAASAARFIAYDAAYEVLAGHVNLTDEALIQSMLEHWNVASISEFAKLARSGFEADEQERNKTFGTFAPLLTAAAEQGSSVAVSVCDRAIHQIKVGIELLAAAFASETVEVAFIGSVANSPYFIKRLSEQLRCGANKQYTIVEPKLPPAAGAVLYAMNQLNKPITDDVWRRIQNSEFV from the coding sequence ATGGTAACGGATGAGGTAGTCATCGGAATTGACGGCGGCGGAACGCACACGCGCGTGCTGGTCTGCGATCTTAACGGAAACGCGTTAGCCTATTGCGAGAAAGGCGGCGCATCCATCTATAAAGATCGGTCTGCCGTAAATAATGTACATACAGCTATCCACGAAGCGCTTGAAGCGGCAGACAAACAAGCGCATCAGGTCGTCGGCCTTGCCGCAGGAATTGCCGGGTACGACGAGCCGTCCGATCTGGACTGGATTGCGCCGTTAACCGATCTTCCCGGACTGTCTTGTCCCAAATGGCATGTGAATGACGCCGTCGTGGCTCACTCCGGCGCCTTGTTGGCCAAGCCCGGAATCATCGTCATCTCGGGGACAGGCTCGATTATCGTGGGCATTACGGAAGACGGCCGGTTTATGCGGAATTACGACTTCCATCATTATGCCGCCAGCGCTGCCCGCTTCATTGCCTATGATGCCGCCTACGAAGTGCTCGCAGGTCATGTCAACCTTACCGACGAAGCGCTCATCCAGTCGATGCTGGAGCATTGGAACGTGGCGTCGATCTCCGAATTCGCCAAGCTGGCCCGGTCCGGGTTCGAGGCAGACGAACAGGAACGCAACAAGACCTTCGGTACATTCGCTCCTCTACTTACTGCAGCTGCCGAACAGGGAAGCTCCGTTGCCGTAAGCGTATGCGATCGCGCCATTCATCAAATCAAGGTCGGCATCGAGCTTCTGGCCGCCGCTTTCGCAAGCGAAACGGTCGAGGTCGCCTTCATCGGCAGCGTAGCCAACAGTCCTTATTTCATCAAGCGCTTAAGCGAGCAGCTCAGATGCGGTGCGAACAAGCAATATACCATCGTAGAGCCGAAGCTTCCGCCTGCTGCAGGAGCGGTTTTATATGCGATGAACCAATTGAATAAACCAATCACCGACGACGTCTGGCGCCGCATTCAGAACAGCGAGTTTGTATAA
- a CDS encoding nucleoside hydrolase, whose translation MAANETPFYTPAAPVRILLDTDIGPDCDDAGAAAVLHALDKDGEATIAGMMHCTSSKWGAGCLDALNAYYGRPDIPVGTLKTEGFLNDDAGYERYNKGITLNYPNRYKEEAAPDAVRLYRELLAKSEDQSTVIVAIGPLPNLMNLLQSEPDELSPLNGTELAARKVKHLVVMGGAFPRGKEWNFEMHPESASYVGAHWPTPITFTGFEIGLDIHTGSRLFTELPADHPVRQSYSWYVGEGKSRHSWDLTAVLYAARGAFPYWDLVRGRIEVDRVTGENAWQDDEAGPHAYLRALSSPESVAELLDELMVKHGG comes from the coding sequence ATGGCAGCGAACGAAACCCCGTTTTACACGCCTGCGGCACCTGTCCGCATTCTATTAGATACCGATATCGGACCGGATTGCGATGATGCCGGCGCGGCAGCCGTGCTGCATGCATTGGACAAGGACGGCGAAGCGACGATCGCGGGGATGATGCACTGTACGTCCAGCAAGTGGGGCGCGGGCTGCCTGGATGCGCTCAATGCTTATTACGGAAGACCGGATATTCCGGTCGGCACATTGAAGACGGAAGGCTTCCTGAACGATGATGCCGGTTACGAGAGATACAACAAGGGAATTACGTTGAACTATCCGAACCGCTACAAGGAAGAAGCCGCGCCGGATGCAGTCCGACTATACCGTGAGCTGTTGGCGAAGAGCGAGGATCAGAGCACGGTAATCGTGGCGATCGGCCCGCTGCCGAACTTGATGAACTTGCTGCAATCGGAGCCGGACGAGCTTTCCCCGTTGAACGGCACGGAGCTGGCGGCGCGGAAGGTAAAGCATCTGGTCGTGATGGGAGGCGCGTTCCCGCGGGGGAAAGAGTGGAACTTCGAGATGCATCCCGAATCCGCCTCGTACGTTGGAGCGCATTGGCCGACGCCGATCACCTTCACCGGATTCGAAATCGGCTTGGACATTCATACGGGCAGCAGGCTGTTCACCGAATTGCCGGCCGATCATCCCGTGCGCCAAAGCTATTCCTGGTACGTGGGCGAAGGGAAGTCCCGTCACAGCTGGGATTTGACGGCAGTACTCTATGCGGCGCGCGGCGCGTTCCCTTATTGGGATCTGGTCCGCGGCCGTATCGAGGTCGATCGGGTCACGGGCGAGAACGCGTGGCAGGACGATGAAGCGGGACCGCACGCCTACTTGCGCGCGCTGTCGTCCCCCGAGTCGGTAGCCGAGCTATTGGATGAACTCATGGTTAAACACGGCGGTTAA
- a CDS encoding GNAT family N-acetyltransferase, protein MMHNVEVGLRRMTESDYDAMVRWRQDEEVRKFYSNPHTTYSREMIERKYASRIAGNDKKAPIIVEWDEQPVGYLQYYELDSEEKEEYGLAAHLRMYGMDILIGDPLFRNRGIAARAIRLVQCELEAKSAIHGILLKVHQANGSAIRCYEKCGFYIWKTISDTLLLMLYARGEF, encoded by the coding sequence ATGATGCATAACGTCGAAGTCGGATTAAGAAGAATGACCGAATCGGATTATGACGCGATGGTGAGATGGCGGCAGGACGAGGAAGTTAGGAAGTTTTACAGCAATCCGCATACGACCTATTCCCGCGAGATGATCGAGCGCAAATATGCGTCGAGAATCGCGGGCAATGATAAGAAAGCCCCGATCATCGTCGAGTGGGATGAACAGCCCGTCGGGTACTTGCAATATTATGAGCTGGATTCGGAAGAGAAGGAGGAGTATGGACTGGCGGCGCATTTACGAATGTATGGCATGGACATCCTGATCGGCGACCCGCTCTTCAGGAACCGGGGAATCGCCGCGCGAGCCATTCGCTTGGTTCAATGCGAGCTTGAAGCGAAGTCAGCCATCCACGGCATCCTGTTGAAGGTCCATCAAGCGAACGGAAGCGCCATTCGATGTTATGAGAAATGCGGGTTTTACATATGGAAAACGATCTCGGACACGCTCCTCCTAATGCTGTATGCGAGGGGCGAGTTTTGA
- a CDS encoding VOC family protein, producing the protein MDVVNAAKKAKMIGIDGVYIPVSNRKQSEAWYVEHLGMEHGGDYLLAGSQEVFLRERLEEEVLTFRTNEWLANGESYAMPIVCFRTSDIDSVYGQLRTLDIRMGDMIVHSWFREFDFCDPDGNKLKVWQPKE; encoded by the coding sequence ATGGACGTGGTAAACGCGGCCAAGAAAGCGAAAATGATCGGAATCGACGGTGTCTACATCCCGGTTTCGAATCGGAAGCAGTCCGAGGCCTGGTATGTCGAGCATCTTGGGATGGAGCATGGCGGCGATTATTTGCTTGCCGGCAGTCAGGAAGTTTTTTTGCGCGAGCGGCTGGAAGAGGAAGTCCTTACGTTCCGCACCAACGAGTGGCTGGCGAACGGCGAGAGCTATGCGATGCCGATCGTCTGTTTTCGCACATCGGATATTGATAGCGTTTACGGGCAGCTGCGGACGCTGGACATTCGCATGGGAGACATGATCGTACATAGCTGGTTTCGCGAGTTCGACTTTTGCGATCCTGACGGAAACAAGCTGAAAGTATGGCAGCCGAAAGAATAA